In Sandaracinaceae bacterium, the following proteins share a genomic window:
- a CDS encoding cellulase family glycosylhydrolase — protein sequence MTLYASLASVTRCARRVAALGAATFLALATPSCSGDGAPPDVTPPADRFTLPLCDQPVGEQAPLATRCQQFVDAEGRVVVLHGINARVEGLFDVTFDDGRVALEDIPEFTLEDAQRMRAMGFNLLRLPVNWSGIEPQDTQPPTYSATYLARLHEVVDLCEEAGLYVLIDFHQDAYSKEIGEDGAPLWAISPEPEMLLEGPLTDLGARRAAGQTLAAFRSFFGDAEPGPTLRARFADMAARVASEFVGDTTVIGYEVFNEPVASDSETLRLNRDVGAALLAADPGHLVVFEPQATFRVVFNRSGSTGAPFGVPGGVYAPHIYTLAFSGTEEQLLAFTRASLRPAHRSAYDEAVAWQTPLLVGEFGMNPVGTRGLEYLELQTDLHDEFGASSAFWVWKEDSQDSWGLFDRSGDEWVERPALRRVLSRPMPERIAGQPLWWRYDRVTQTLDVAYEGDGAVDAPTEVYVPASEDYTADFVVRCDEREVAVTRDGATGIVAIPCHGRGPHRVQVAPAAP from the coding sequence ATGACGCTCTACGCCTCTCTCGCCTCCGTGACCCGCTGCGCTCGCCGGGTCGCCGCCCTCGGCGCAGCCACGTTCCTCGCGCTCGCAACGCCCAGCTGCTCCGGGGACGGCGCGCCGCCCGACGTCACGCCGCCCGCCGATCGCTTCACGCTGCCGCTGTGCGACCAGCCCGTGGGGGAGCAGGCGCCCCTCGCCACGCGCTGCCAGCAGTTCGTGGACGCCGAGGGTCGCGTGGTGGTGCTGCACGGCATCAACGCCCGCGTGGAGGGGCTCTTCGACGTCACCTTCGACGACGGGCGCGTTGCCCTCGAGGACATCCCCGAGTTCACGCTCGAGGACGCGCAGCGCATGCGCGCGATGGGCTTCAACCTGCTGCGCCTGCCCGTGAACTGGAGCGGCATCGAGCCACAGGACACGCAGCCGCCCACCTACAGCGCCACCTACCTGGCGCGCCTGCACGAGGTCGTGGACCTGTGTGAAGAGGCGGGCCTCTACGTGCTCATCGACTTCCACCAGGACGCCTACTCGAAGGAGATCGGCGAGGACGGCGCGCCGCTGTGGGCCATCTCGCCCGAGCCCGAGATGCTGCTCGAGGGCCCCCTCACGGACCTCGGCGCCCGGCGTGCTGCGGGCCAGACTCTGGCAGCCTTCCGCAGCTTCTTCGGTGACGCCGAGCCCGGCCCCACGCTGCGCGCACGCTTCGCGGACATGGCCGCGCGAGTGGCGTCCGAGTTCGTAGGGGACACCACCGTCATCGGCTACGAAGTCTTCAACGAGCCGGTGGCGAGCGACTCCGAGACCCTGCGCCTGAACCGTGACGTGGGCGCAGCGCTGCTGGCCGCAGACCCGGGGCACCTGGTGGTCTTCGAGCCGCAGGCCACGTTCCGCGTGGTGTTCAACCGCAGCGGCAGCACCGGCGCGCCCTTCGGCGTGCCCGGAGGCGTCTACGCGCCGCACATCTACACGCTGGCGTTCTCGGGCACCGAGGAGCAGTTGCTGGCGTTCACGCGCGCGTCGCTCCGGCCCGCGCACCGCAGCGCGTACGACGAAGCCGTGGCGTGGCAGACCCCGCTGCTGGTGGGCGAATTCGGTATGAACCCCGTGGGTACGCGTGGCCTCGAGTACCTGGAGCTGCAGACCGACCTGCACGACGAGTTCGGCGCCAGCTCCGCGTTCTGGGTCTGGAAGGAAGACTCGCAAGACTCGTGGGGCCTCTTCGACCGCAGCGGAGACGAGTGGGTGGAGCGCCCTGCCCTGCGCCGCGTGCTCTCGCGCCCCATGCCCGAGCGCATCGCCGGTCAGCCGCTCTGGTGGCGCTACGACCGCGTGACGCAGACGCTGGACGTGGCCTACGAAGGCGACGGCGCCGTGGACGCGCCCACCGAGGTCTACGTGCCGGCCAGCGAAGACTACACGGCGGACTTCGTGGTGCGCTGTGACGAGCGCGAGGTCGCGGTCACGCGTGATGGCGCTACCGGCATCGTCGCCATTCCGTGCCACGGACGTGGCCCTCACCGCGTGCAGGTAGCCCCCGCAGCGCCCTGA
- a CDS encoding DUF445 family protein, translated as MGFIELIQSDYTVLTIPFVSAFIGWFTNWLAVQMMFYPNDFVGIPPFLGWQGIVPASAERLARFSTRLITTKLLSLEELFQNFKGDAFASEMDAVVDQITEQILQEVAQKHAKVMWENAGEVMQNMVRQKLREEVRTVVINITDDFSNNITKILDLEQVVLEAVMKNRRLMTMMFLEVGEAEFKFIMNSGIWFGFLFGIPQMIIWVYWPAVWVLPFFGFLVGYATNWIALKLVFEPKRPVKVGPFVVQGLFHKRQQVVAERFSELTAGHLLNAENIVRTVTGGESGKLVLTLVKGRVEELIGKYEQHPMAAMMLPEGQRAQLRTEVYTMIEVEIPRDGGLLHTFAAKAVDIRGELHDRMKALDSESFEGVLRPAFQQDEWKLILAGAVLGLAAGVAQLVWMFGDTLAG; from the coding sequence GTGGGCTTTATTGAATTGATCCAGTCGGACTATACGGTCCTCACCATTCCCTTCGTCTCTGCGTTCATCGGTTGGTTCACCAACTGGCTCGCGGTGCAGATGATGTTCTACCCGAACGACTTCGTGGGGATCCCGCCGTTCCTGGGCTGGCAGGGCATCGTGCCGGCCAGCGCCGAGCGGCTGGCGCGCTTCAGCACCCGGCTCATCACCACCAAGCTGCTGTCGCTCGAGGAGCTCTTCCAGAACTTCAAGGGCGACGCGTTCGCGTCCGAGATGGACGCCGTGGTGGACCAGATCACCGAGCAGATCCTGCAGGAAGTGGCGCAGAAGCACGCCAAGGTCATGTGGGAGAATGCGGGCGAGGTGATGCAGAACATGGTGCGCCAGAAGCTCCGCGAGGAGGTGCGCACCGTGGTCATCAACATCACGGACGACTTCAGCAACAACATCACCAAGATCCTGGACCTCGAGCAGGTGGTGCTCGAAGCGGTCATGAAGAACCGCCGGCTCATGACCATGATGTTCCTCGAGGTGGGCGAGGCCGAGTTCAAGTTCATCATGAACTCGGGCATCTGGTTCGGGTTCCTGTTCGGCATCCCGCAGATGATCATCTGGGTGTACTGGCCGGCCGTCTGGGTCTTGCCCTTCTTCGGGTTCCTGGTCGGCTACGCCACCAACTGGATCGCCCTCAAGCTGGTCTTCGAGCCGAAGCGCCCCGTGAAGGTGGGTCCGTTCGTGGTCCAGGGCCTGTTCCACAAGCGCCAGCAGGTCGTTGCCGAGCGCTTCAGCGAGCTGACCGCCGGCCACCTGCTGAACGCCGAGAACATCGTGCGCACCGTGACCGGGGGTGAATCCGGCAAGCTGGTGCTGACCCTGGTGAAGGGCCGCGTGGAGGAGCTGATCGGCAAGTACGAGCAGCACCCGATGGCCGCCATGATGCTCCCCGAGGGGCAGCGCGCCCAGCTCCGGACGGAGGTCTACACCATGATCGAGGTGGAGATCCCGCGCGACGGCGGCCTGCTCCACACGTTCGCAGCGAAGGCCGTGGACATCCGCGGAGAGCTACACGACCGCATGAAGGCGCTCGACTCGGAGTCGTTCGAGGGGGTGCTGCGGCCCGCGTTCCAACAGGACGAGTGGAAGCTCATCCTGGCCGGCGCCGTGCTCGGCTTGGCGGCCGGCGTGGCTCAGCTGGTGTGGATGTTCGGCGACACCCTCGCCGGCTGA
- a CDS encoding AraC family transcriptional regulator ligand-binding domain-containing protein, producing MLTRAITRAVPSVPENALAEFAAEPGTMRVPVPRVHAAWQRAEALAGPQVGLLTARELHVGDIDPQGYVLNAAGTLRDAVELAGRYHRLFYENVAVTTEFGDDAAVLRFDLVEGAPVPNSLVEFAVAALCRMARFVFGSFPITEVRFQHVSRAPRAVFDSTFGCPVHQGAGETAIVLPVGVLELRNAVADHGVGSILAEHLQRELGILQAQGAVAGLVYDLLVKELPLRGTGAIDVARELGMSERTLRRRLADEGTSHRRLLEEARREVAIRLLGEQRLSIDEVAYHLGYAQPSSFQRAFKRWTGMPPATFRVRCGRASTMPPRRP from the coding sequence GTGTTGACTCGCGCCATCACGCGCGCGGTGCCATCCGTGCCCGAGAACGCCCTGGCTGAATTCGCCGCAGAGCCGGGCACGATGCGCGTCCCGGTGCCGCGCGTCCACGCCGCCTGGCAGCGGGCAGAGGCCCTCGCGGGGCCGCAGGTGGGCCTGCTCACGGCGCGCGAACTGCACGTGGGTGACATCGACCCGCAGGGATACGTGCTCAACGCCGCCGGGACACTGAGAGACGCAGTCGAGCTGGCCGGCCGCTACCACCGCCTGTTCTACGAGAACGTGGCGGTCACCACCGAGTTCGGCGACGACGCCGCCGTCCTGCGCTTCGACTTGGTCGAGGGCGCTCCGGTGCCCAACTCGCTCGTCGAGTTCGCGGTGGCCGCGCTCTGCCGCATGGCCCGCTTCGTGTTCGGAAGCTTCCCCATCACCGAGGTGCGCTTTCAGCACGTCAGCCGGGCCCCACGCGCCGTGTTCGACAGCACCTTCGGGTGCCCGGTGCACCAAGGCGCGGGCGAGACGGCCATCGTGCTCCCCGTCGGCGTGTTGGAGCTCCGGAACGCGGTGGCCGACCACGGCGTCGGCTCCATCCTGGCGGAGCACCTCCAGCGCGAGCTGGGCATCCTTCAAGCCCAGGGGGCCGTCGCCGGCCTGGTCTACGATCTGTTGGTGAAGGAGCTCCCCCTGCGTGGCACCGGCGCCATCGACGTCGCCCGCGAGCTGGGCATGAGCGAGCGAACCCTGCGGCGGCGCTTGGCGGACGAGGGCACCAGCCACCGCCGCTTGCTGGAAGAGGCGCGCCGCGAAGTGGCCATTCGGTTGCTGGGCGAGCAGCGCCTGTCCATCGACGAGGTCGCGTACCACCTCGGGTACGCACAGCCCTCCAGCTTCCAGCGCGCCTTCAAGCGTTGGACCGGTATGCCCCCGGCCACGTTCCGAGTGCGCTGCGGGCGGGCCAGCACCATGCCCCCGCGGCGGCCGTAG
- the purU gene encoding formyltetrahydrofolate deformylase: MSSFATLLVSCPDRKGLVASLAQVLYGHGANIVDADQHTDTVAGQFFQRVHFDLSDLHTDRTSLEHAIREVAARFEMTYRLTQSSAIKRVAIFVSKYDHCLYDLLLRHRSGELACEIPLIVSNHEDLRPVAAQFGVRFEHLPVTKETKAQQEQQALELVREAGASVVVLARYMQILSDDFLRAYEGDVINIHHSFLPAFVGGKPYHRAYERGVKLIGATAHYATADLDEGPIIEQDVVRCSHRDKVDDLVRKGRDLEKLVLARAVRLHLADRVLVYDNKTVVFE, from the coding sequence ATGTCGTCCTTCGCCACGCTGCTCGTCTCCTGCCCCGACCGCAAGGGCCTGGTGGCCTCCCTCGCGCAGGTGCTCTACGGGCACGGCGCCAACATCGTGGACGCCGACCAGCACACCGACACGGTGGCGGGGCAGTTCTTCCAGCGCGTGCACTTCGATCTCTCCGACCTGCACACCGATCGCACCAGCCTCGAGCACGCCATCCGCGAGGTCGCCGCGCGCTTCGAGATGACCTACCGGCTGACGCAGTCGAGCGCCATCAAGCGCGTGGCCATCTTCGTCTCGAAGTACGACCACTGTCTCTACGACCTCTTGCTGCGGCACCGCAGCGGAGAGCTCGCGTGCGAGATTCCGCTCATCGTCAGCAACCACGAAGACCTGCGGCCGGTCGCCGCGCAGTTCGGGGTGCGGTTCGAGCACCTGCCGGTCACCAAGGAGACCAAGGCTCAGCAGGAACAGCAAGCACTCGAGCTGGTGCGCGAGGCGGGCGCCTCCGTGGTGGTGCTGGCGCGCTACATGCAAATCTTGAGCGACGACTTCCTGCGCGCGTACGAGGGGGACGTCATCAACATCCACCACTCGTTCCTGCCCGCGTTCGTGGGCGGGAAGCCCTATCACCGGGCCTACGAGCGCGGCGTGAAGCTCATCGGCGCCACGGCGCACTACGCCACGGCCGACCTCGACGAGGGGCCGATCATCGAGCAGGACGTGGTGCGCTGCTCCCACCGCGACAAGGTGGACGATCTGGTGCGCAAGGGGCGCGACCTCGAGAAGCTCGTGCTTGCGCGAGCCGTGCGTCTGCACTTGGCGGACCGCGTGCTGGTCTACGACAACAAGACCGTGGTGTTCGAGTAG
- a CDS encoding DUF455 family protein: protein MPPAHFSGRATVVPEGPGRPPELRITQHAPRRKGLSNPRARAELLHTFLHHELQAAELMCWAILRFADAPVEFRRGLLGICLDEVRHMKLYAGHIDALGAHVGEFPVRDWFWERVPRATTPAAFVAFMGMGLEAGNLEHAGRFAARFRDVGDEAGAVLQERVGAEEVAHVRFAVRWFETFTGTTDFESWRSHLPPPISPVLLRGLPLDRIRRKRAGMDDAFLDALECFEATLEPPGGAGG from the coding sequence ATGCCACCGGCGCACTTCTCGGGTCGGGCGACCGTGGTCCCCGAAGGGCCAGGACGCCCTCCCGAGCTGCGTATCACGCAGCACGCACCCCGGCGGAAGGGGCTGTCCAACCCGCGCGCACGCGCCGAGCTGCTGCACACGTTCCTGCACCACGAGCTGCAGGCCGCCGAGCTGATGTGCTGGGCCATCCTGCGGTTTGCCGACGCGCCCGTAGAGTTTCGCCGGGGCCTGCTGGGGATCTGCCTCGACGAGGTGCGCCACATGAAGCTCTACGCCGGGCACATCGATGCGCTGGGCGCGCACGTGGGCGAGTTTCCCGTGCGGGACTGGTTCTGGGAGCGCGTCCCACGTGCCACCACCCCCGCGGCGTTCGTCGCCTTCATGGGGATGGGCCTCGAAGCCGGCAACCTCGAGCACGCGGGGCGCTTCGCCGCGCGCTTCCGCGACGTGGGCGACGAAGCCGGCGCCGTGCTGCAAGAGCGGGTGGGCGCGGAAGAGGTGGCGCACGTGCGCTTCGCCGTTCGCTGGTTCGAGACCTTCACGGGCACCACCGACTTCGAGAGCTGGCGCAGCCACCTGCCGCCGCCCATCAGCCCGGTCTTGCTGCGCGGTCTCCCGCTGGACCGCATCCGTCGCAAACGTGCGGGGATGGACGACGCGTTCCTGGATGCCCTCGAGTGCTTCGAGGCAACGCTCGAGCCCCCGGGCGGAGCGGGCGGATGA
- a CDS encoding cysteine desulfurase produces MVERITMPIYLDHHATTPLDPRVLDAMLPYLRESHGNAASGHAHGRMAREAVERARAQVAALLGGRADDVVFTSGATESNNLALLGVMTDQLGSASGHIVTQATEHPAVLDTCQALERRGARVTRLPVDAHGHVHAQQLAAALSHDTRLVSIMRCNNEIGTVQDIAVLAAAPRGTALFHCDAAQGLGLLPLDVRATNVDLISVSAHKLYGPKGVGALWVRRTVRDRIHAIQHGGGHEGGLRSGTLDVSGIVGLGAAAQLAAEQGAEDARRLTGLRDRLWERLSVLQEVRRFGDPQRAHPGNLNVAFGFTDTAALLLELDPHVSVSSGAACSTAKRAPSHVLQALGVQDDWIRSSVRFGLGRGTTEADVDAVATHVITAVQGLRARSPLWRARGKTLDW; encoded by the coding sequence ATGGTGGAGCGTATCACGATGCCCATCTACCTCGACCACCACGCGACCACGCCTCTCGATCCGCGTGTCCTCGACGCGATGCTCCCGTACTTGCGGGAGAGCCATGGGAACGCGGCCAGCGGGCACGCACACGGGCGCATGGCGCGCGAGGCGGTGGAGCGAGCGCGCGCACAGGTCGCGGCGCTCCTGGGCGGGCGCGCCGACGACGTGGTGTTCACGTCGGGAGCCACCGAGAGCAACAACCTCGCGCTGTTGGGGGTGATGACGGACCAACTCGGCTCCGCGAGCGGGCACATCGTCACGCAGGCGACCGAGCACCCTGCCGTGCTCGACACGTGCCAGGCGCTCGAGCGACGCGGAGCACGGGTGACGCGCCTGCCGGTGGACGCGCACGGCCACGTCCACGCGCAGCAGCTGGCCGCCGCGTTGAGCCACGACACCCGCCTGGTCAGCATCATGCGCTGCAACAACGAGATCGGGACCGTGCAGGACATCGCTGTCCTGGCGGCTGCGCCGCGCGGCACCGCGCTGTTCCACTGCGACGCGGCGCAAGGGCTCGGGCTCCTGCCGCTGGACGTGCGGGCGACGAACGTGGACCTGATCAGCGTCTCGGCGCACAAGCTCTACGGGCCCAAGGGCGTTGGCGCGCTCTGGGTGCGCCGCACCGTGCGGGACCGCATCCACGCCATCCAGCATGGAGGTGGCCACGAGGGCGGGCTGCGCAGTGGCACGCTGGACGTCTCCGGCATCGTGGGGCTCGGAGCGGCGGCGCAGCTGGCGGCGGAGCAGGGGGCCGAGGATGCTCGGCGCCTGACGGGACTGCGTGACCGGCTGTGGGAGCGTCTCTCGGTGCTCCAAGAGGTGCGTCGGTTCGGTGATCCGCAGCGCGCGCACCCCGGCAATCTGAACGTGGCCTTTGGCTTCACCGACACCGCGGCGCTCCTGCTGGAGCTCGATCCGCACGTCAGCGTCTCGAGCGGCGCAGCCTGCAGCACCGCCAAACGCGCCCCCAGCCACGTGCTGCAGGCGCTCGGGGTGCAGGACGACTGGATCCGCTCGAGCGTGCGCTTCGGCCTCGGGCGTGGGACCACGGAGGCCGACGTGGACGCGGTGGCCACCCACGTGATCACCGCCGTTCAGGGCCTGCGCGCGCGCTCTCCGCTGTGGCGTGCCCGCGGCAAGACGCTCGACTGGTAG
- a CDS encoding serine/threonine-protein phosphatase, translating to MSVKRTFEVLAPAPRDPADPGRPSIFGATDVGLVRSNNEDQFLVAQLERALVLEQSGFPITPGQRLLDKPGWLLMVADGMGGHDAGELASSLVIDAMAHYAFTVMPWLGTHTRADSAVVAAGLRGAAEGAQQRLREVALRKGLSTELGTTLTMAYIRWPECLLVHIGDSRAYLLRSNELFRLTKDHNLAQSMVQRGVMTDDEARRSRFSSVLTNALGGTSDDLHVELHHFELLAGDRLLLCTDGLYGELGDAQIASTLGSCIRPDLAPLCVDSLIERAKREGGQDNVTAILAVF from the coding sequence ATGAGCGTCAAGCGAACGTTCGAGGTACTCGCGCCGGCCCCGCGAGACCCCGCGGATCCGGGTCGCCCCTCCATCTTCGGTGCCACGGACGTGGGGCTGGTCCGGAGCAACAACGAAGACCAGTTCCTGGTGGCGCAGCTGGAGCGCGCGCTCGTCCTCGAGCAGAGCGGGTTCCCGATCACCCCGGGGCAGCGCCTCTTGGACAAGCCCGGCTGGTTGCTGATGGTGGCCGATGGCATGGGTGGACACGACGCCGGGGAGCTCGCCAGCAGCTTGGTCATCGACGCGATGGCGCACTACGCGTTCACCGTGATGCCTTGGCTCGGGACACACACCCGCGCGGACTCTGCGGTCGTCGCCGCAGGGCTGCGGGGCGCGGCCGAGGGTGCCCAACAGCGGCTGCGCGAGGTCGCGCTGCGCAAGGGCCTGAGCACGGAGCTGGGCACCACGCTGACCATGGCCTACATCCGCTGGCCCGAGTGCCTGCTGGTCCACATCGGCGACAGCCGCGCCTACCTGCTGCGCAGCAACGAGCTCTTCCGGCTGACGAAGGACCACAACCTTGCGCAGTCCATGGTGCAGCGCGGAGTGATGACCGACGACGAGGCGAGGCGCTCGCGCTTCTCCAGCGTTCTCACCAACGCCCTGGGCGGCACGTCCGACGACCTGCACGTGGAGCTGCATCACTTCGAGCTGCTCGCCGGGGACCGCCTCCTGCTGTGCACCGATGGACTCTACGGCGAGCTGGGTGATGCCCAGATTGCGTCCACCCTCGGATCCTGCATCCGGCCAGACCTCGCGCCGCTGTGCGTGGACAGCCTCATCGAGAGAGCGAAGCGTGAGGGCGGGCAGGACAACGTCACGGCCATCCTGGCGGTCTTCTGA
- the bfr gene encoding bacterioferritin, whose product MKGDAQVIELLNEVLTSELTAINQYFIHYKMCEDWGYVALAKQKRGESIDEMKHADEVIGRILLLGGLPNMQRLSPVRVGEDPIEQHKLDLAVEYDARDRLNRGIAKCREVGDEGTRALLDRILKDEEGGIDWLESQLHIIGDIGKELYLAQQIR is encoded by the coding sequence ATGAAGGGCGACGCCCAAGTGATCGAGCTGCTCAACGAGGTCCTCACCTCGGAGCTCACCGCGATCAACCAATATTTCATCCACTACAAGATGTGCGAGGACTGGGGCTACGTGGCGCTCGCCAAGCAGAAGCGCGGCGAGTCCATCGATGAGATGAAGCACGCCGACGAGGTCATCGGACGCATCCTGCTGCTGGGGGGCCTCCCCAACATGCAGCGCCTGTCGCCCGTGCGCGTGGGTGAGGACCCCATCGAGCAGCACAAGCTCGACTTGGCCGTGGAGTACGACGCCCGCGACCGCCTCAACCGCGGCATCGCCAAGTGCCGTGAAGTGGGAGACGAGGGCACGCGCGCGCTGCTCGACCGCATCCTCAAGGACGAGGAGGGCGGCATCGACTGGCTCGAGTCCCAGCTCCACATCATTGGGGACATCGGCAAAGAACTCTACTTGGCGCAGCAGATCCGCTGA
- a CDS encoding (2Fe-2S)-binding protein: MNDRTIRKCAREGARNHLDVAMACGAGSRCGGCRPLVDELIAETHAEASREGLFSLPMAGVR; the protein is encoded by the coding sequence GTGAACGACAGGACCATTCGCAAGTGCGCCCGTGAGGGTGCCCGCAACCACCTGGACGTCGCCATGGCGTGCGGGGCCGGGTCGCGCTGCGGCGGCTGCCGTCCCCTGGTGGACGAGCTCATCGCCGAGACGCACGCCGAGGCCAGCCGGGAGGGGCTCTTTAGCCTCCCCATGGCGGGCGTGCGCTGA
- a CDS encoding enoyl-CoA hydratase/isomerase family protein: protein MSAQVRLEREGPIGWLIFDHPERRNAIHRAMWEVIPERVATLDADESVRVIVMRGAGDVAFVAGADISEFEQSRIGPGARDYDKLTERAFLSLGNAQKPLIAMIHGFCIGGGSGIALHADMRYAADDAVFAIPPARLGLGYSATNVETLVGVVGQAFAREILFTARRYDAEAAARMGLVHQVLPKAELEDFVRELALQVADNAPLTLRAAKRCLGELRVTSAQRDDAAVATAIQACFDSEDYAEGVAAFLAKRRPVFRGR from the coding sequence GTGAGCGCCCAGGTCCGCCTCGAGCGTGAGGGCCCCATCGGCTGGCTGATCTTCGACCACCCCGAGCGCCGCAACGCCATCCACCGCGCCATGTGGGAGGTCATCCCCGAGCGCGTGGCCACGCTAGACGCCGACGAGAGCGTGCGCGTCATCGTGATGCGTGGCGCTGGCGACGTTGCCTTCGTGGCAGGCGCCGACATCAGCGAGTTCGAGCAGAGCCGCATCGGGCCGGGCGCGCGCGACTACGACAAGCTCACGGAGCGCGCGTTCCTCTCGCTGGGCAACGCGCAGAAGCCGCTCATCGCCATGATCCACGGGTTCTGCATCGGCGGCGGCAGCGGCATCGCGCTGCACGCGGACATGCGCTACGCGGCCGACGACGCGGTCTTCGCCATCCCGCCTGCGCGCCTGGGCCTCGGGTACAGCGCCACCAACGTGGAGACCCTGGTGGGCGTGGTGGGGCAGGCCTTCGCGCGCGAGATCCTGTTCACCGCGCGGCGCTATGACGCCGAGGCGGCTGCGCGCATGGGGCTGGTGCACCAGGTGCTCCCCAAGGCCGAGCTCGAGGACTTCGTGCGCGAGCTGGCCCTGCAGGTGGCCGACAACGCGCCGCTCACGCTGCGAGCCGCCAAGCGCTGCCTCGGTGAGCTGCGGGTCACCTCGGCCCAGCGGGACGACGCGGCGGTGGCCACGGCCATCCAGGCGTGCTTCGACAGCGAGGACTACGCCGAGGGGGTCGCAGCCTTCCTGGCGAAGCGCCGCCCCGTGTTCCGCGGTCGCTGA